From a region of the Thermomonas sp. HDW16 genome:
- a CDS encoding pseudouridine synthase, translating to MLIAFNKPYGVLCQFTDRSPPPRRTLAEFGLPPDVYPAGRLDFDSEGLLLLTDDGALAHRLTDPKHKQAKTYWAQVEGDPDAAALDALRNGVVLNDGPTLPAQAKRIDAPTLWPRDPPVRFRKTVPDAWIELSIREGRNRQVRRMTATVGLPTLRLVRVAIANYRMEALMPGEWRIVNS from the coding sequence ATGCTGATCGCCTTCAACAAGCCCTATGGCGTGCTTTGCCAATTCACCGACCGCAGCCCGCCGCCGCGACGCACGCTGGCGGAATTCGGCCTGCCGCCCGACGTGTATCCGGCGGGCCGACTGGATTTCGATTCCGAAGGCCTGCTGCTGCTCACCGATGACGGCGCACTGGCGCATCGGCTGACCGATCCGAAGCACAAGCAGGCGAAAACCTATTGGGCGCAGGTGGAAGGCGATCCCGATGCGGCCGCGCTCGACGCGCTGCGAAACGGCGTGGTGCTGAACGATGGGCCCACCCTGCCGGCGCAGGCAAAGCGCATCGATGCGCCAACGCTGTGGCCACGCGATCCGCCGGTACGGTTTCGCAAGACGGTGCCCGACGCCTGGATCGAACTAAGCATCCGCGAGGGCCGCAACCGCCAGGTGCGGCGAATGACCGCCACCGTGGGCCTGCCGACCTTGCGGCTGGTGCGCGTCGCGATTGCCAACTACCGAATGGAAGCACTGATGCCCGGCGAATGGCGAATCGTGAACAGCTAA
- a CDS encoding class I SAM-dependent methyltransferase, which translates to MTIRLLAAACLVAAASACTTTAGSSADNAPQATSPVPPLRANAALAASIAGDWRDSKNVARDAYRHPAETLTFFGVKPTDTVIEISPSGGWYAEILAPYLGADGRYVAATSAAAADSGGGRRNAALQAKFAADPARYGKVQWLEYDGKLPVLGAAGSADAVLTFRNVHNWVAAETADAYFKAFFDVLKPGGTLGVVDHRAKPGTDLDAMKKSGYLTGDLVVELAQRAGFQLVASSEVNANPKDDTNHPNGVWTLPPTNRHDAADDAKYQAIGESDRMTLRFRKPT; encoded by the coding sequence ATGACGATTCGCCTGCTCGCCGCCGCCTGCCTTGTCGCTGCCGCGAGCGCCTGCACGACCACCGCTGGCAGCAGCGCCGACAACGCACCGCAAGCCACTTCGCCGGTCCCGCCGTTGCGCGCGAATGCCGCGCTCGCCGCCAGCATCGCCGGCGACTGGCGCGATTCGAAGAACGTGGCGCGCGACGCCTACCGACACCCTGCCGAAACGCTGACCTTCTTCGGCGTGAAGCCCACCGACACCGTCATCGAGATCAGCCCCAGCGGTGGTTGGTATGCCGAAATCCTGGCGCCCTACCTGGGCGCCGACGGGCGCTATGTCGCCGCAACTTCCGCAGCTGCTGCTGATAGCGGCGGCGGTCGACGCAACGCTGCGCTGCAGGCCAAGTTCGCGGCCGATCCCGCCCGCTATGGCAAGGTCCAGTGGCTGGAATACGACGGCAAGCTGCCGGTGCTGGGCGCCGCCGGCAGTGCCGATGCGGTACTCACCTTCCGCAACGTGCACAACTGGGTCGCCGCGGAGACGGCCGATGCCTACTTCAAGGCCTTCTTCGATGTACTGAAGCCGGGCGGCACGCTGGGCGTGGTCGACCATCGCGCCAAGCCGGGCACCGACCTGGACGCGATGAAGAAGAGCGGCTACCTGACCGGCGACCTGGTGGTCGAACTCGCGCAACGCGCCGGCTTCCAGCTGGTCGCCAGCAGCGAGGTCAATGCCAATCCGAAGGACGATACGAATCATCCGAACGGCGTGTGGACGCTGCCGCCAACCAATCGCCACGACGCGGCGGACGACGCCAAGTATCAGGCAATCGGCGAAAGCGACCGCATGACGTTGCGCTTCCGCAAGCCCACCTGA
- a CDS encoding NADP-dependent isocitrate dehydrogenase, with product MSKILYTLTDEAPFLATASFLPIVQAYAKTAGVDVETRDISLAARIVAQFNDLLPEDQRNSNDLRELGELAKTPDANIIKLPNISASVPQLKAAIVELQGKGYKLPDYPDEPQGEREKDIKARYAKAMGSAVNPVLREGNSDRRAPKAVKAYARKHPHRMGKWDAASKSHVAHMEAGDFYGSEQSYTMVNPGSLRIEYTSVTGSSFPLRAPVKVQAGEVIDASVMDVAALASFVDAQIEDAKARDVLFSLHLKATMMKVSDPIIFGIVTSRFYAPVLEKHPRTMAEIGFDPNNGIGDLFAKIGQLPEAQRLGIEADIAALYAQRPGLAMVNSDKGITNLHVPSDVIVDASMPAMIRDSGKMWNAAGELQDTKAVIPDRNYAGIYQAVLDDCREHGAFDPATMGSVPNVGLMAQAAEEYGSHDKTFKISGDGTVRVIDEHGTVLLQHPVKAGDIWRMCQTKDAPIRDWVKLAVTRARLSNTPVVFWLDPRRDHDRGLTAKVAAYLNEHDTAGLDISIMSPIRAMRHTLKRTREGLDTIAATGNVLRDYLTDLFPIMELGTSAKMLSIVPLMNGGGLFETGAGGSAPKHVQQFVAEDYLRWDSLGEFLALGASFEHLANTTGNARAQVLADALDAANAEFLDMDRSPGRKLGTIDNRGSHFYIALYWAQALAEQTQDAELAALFAPLAKTLTENEAKIVEELIAVQGKPVDIAGYYQPDMGKLSAAMRPSATFNAALDALVA from the coding sequence ATGTCCAAGATCCTCTACACGTTGACCGACGAAGCACCGTTCCTGGCCACCGCGTCCTTCCTGCCGATCGTGCAGGCCTACGCGAAGACCGCCGGCGTCGACGTCGAGACCCGCGACATCTCGCTGGCCGCGCGCATCGTGGCGCAGTTCAACGACCTGCTGCCGGAAGACCAGCGCAACAGCAACGACCTGCGCGAACTGGGCGAACTGGCGAAGACGCCGGACGCCAACATCATCAAGCTGCCCAATATCAGCGCCTCGGTGCCGCAGCTGAAGGCGGCGATCGTCGAACTGCAGGGCAAGGGTTACAAGCTGCCCGATTACCCGGACGAACCGCAGGGCGAGCGCGAGAAGGACATCAAGGCACGCTACGCCAAGGCGATGGGCAGCGCGGTCAACCCGGTGTTGCGCGAAGGCAATTCCGACCGCCGCGCACCGAAGGCGGTGAAGGCCTACGCACGCAAGCATCCGCACCGGATGGGCAAGTGGGATGCCGCGTCGAAATCGCATGTCGCGCACATGGAAGCCGGTGATTTCTACGGCAGCGAACAGTCCTACACCATGGTCAACCCGGGCAGCCTGCGCATCGAATACACCAGCGTGACCGGCAGCAGCTTCCCGCTGCGCGCGCCGGTCAAGGTGCAGGCCGGCGAAGTGATCGATGCCTCGGTGATGGACGTGGCGGCGTTGGCAAGCTTCGTCGATGCGCAGATCGAGGATGCGAAGGCGCGCGACGTGCTGTTCTCGCTGCACCTGAAGGCGACCATGATGAAGGTCAGCGACCCGATCATCTTCGGCATCGTGACCAGCCGCTTCTACGCGCCGGTGCTGGAGAAGCATCCGCGCACGATGGCGGAAATCGGTTTCGACCCCAACAACGGCATCGGCGACCTGTTCGCCAAGATCGGCCAGCTGCCGGAGGCGCAGCGGCTCGGCATCGAGGCCGACATCGCCGCGCTGTATGCGCAGCGCCCGGGCCTGGCGATGGTCAATTCCGACAAGGGCATCACCAACCTGCACGTGCCGAGCGACGTGATCGTGGATGCGTCGATGCCGGCGATGATCCGCGACAGCGGCAAGATGTGGAACGCGGCCGGCGAACTGCAGGACACCAAGGCGGTGATCCCGGACCGCAACTACGCCGGCATCTACCAGGCGGTACTCGACGACTGCCGCGAACACGGCGCCTTCGACCCGGCGACGATGGGCAGCGTGCCCAACGTGGGCCTGATGGCGCAGGCGGCCGAGGAATACGGCAGCCACGACAAGACCTTCAAGATCAGCGGCGACGGCACCGTACGCGTCATCGACGAACACGGCACCGTGCTGCTGCAGCATCCGGTGAAGGCCGGCGACATCTGGCGCATGTGCCAGACCAAGGATGCGCCGATCCGCGACTGGGTGAAACTCGCGGTGACCCGCGCGCGCCTGTCGAACACGCCTGTCGTGTTCTGGCTGGATCCGCGCCGCGACCACGATCGCGGCCTGACCGCCAAGGTCGCCGCCTACCTCAACGAACACGATACCGCCGGCCTCGACATCAGCATCATGAGTCCGATCCGCGCGATGCGGCACACGCTGAAGCGCACCCGCGAGGGCCTGGACACCATCGCCGCCACCGGCAACGTGTTGCGCGACTACCTCACCGACCTGTTCCCGATCATGGAACTGGGCACCAGCGCGAAGATGCTCTCCATCGTCCCGCTGATGAACGGCGGCGGCCTGTTCGAAACCGGTGCCGGCGGCAGCGCGCCCAAGCACGTGCAGCAGTTCGTGGCCGAGGATTACCTGCGCTGGGATTCGCTGGGCGAATTCCTGGCATTGGGCGCATCGTTCGAACACCTGGCCAACACCACCGGCAACGCGCGTGCGCAGGTGCTGGCAGATGCGCTGGATGCGGCGAATGCCGAGTTCCTCGACATGGACCGCTCGCCGGGCCGCAAGCTGGGCACCATCGACAACCGCGGCAGCCACTTCTACATCGCGCTGTACTGGGCGCAGGCACTGGCCGAACAGACGCAGGATGCGGAACTCGCTGCACTGTTCGCCCCGCTGGCGAAAACGCTGACGGAGAACGAAGCGAAGATCGTCGAGGAGTTGATCGCGGTGCAGGGCAAGCCGGTGGATATTGCCGGTTATTACCAGCCGGACATGGGCAAGTTGTCGGCAGCGATGCGTCCCAGCGCAACCTTCAATGCCGCGCTGGATGCGCTCGTAGCCTGA
- a CDS encoding LysM peptidoglycan-binding domain-containing protein — MSQNGKPDFSNVTGSVTSTEADAPAKPDFSNVTGSVQSTEQINEGGGGGTGEQSYTVVSGDNLSKIAKHFYGKPDWKPIFDANRDQLDNPDKIFPGQVLKIPAHD; from the coding sequence ATGAGCCAGAACGGCAAACCCGATTTCTCCAACGTGACCGGCAGCGTGACCTCGACCGAAGCCGACGCACCCGCCAAGCCTGACTTCAGCAATGTCACCGGCAGCGTGCAATCCACCGAACAGATCAACGAGGGCGGTGGCGGCGGCACCGGCGAACAGTCCTATACCGTGGTGAGCGGCGACAATCTTTCCAAGATCGCCAAGCACTTCTACGGCAAGCCCGACTGGAAGCCAATCTTCGACGCCAACCGCGACCAGCTGGACAATCCGGACAAGATCTTCCCGGGCCAGGTTCTCAAGATCCCGGCGCACGACTGA